In Vanessa cardui chromosome 28, ilVanCard2.1, whole genome shotgun sequence, one genomic interval encodes:
- the LOC124541755 gene encoding homeobox protein not2-like, whose protein sequence is MKSRTHAVTCSSNSGRSKRIRTIFTPEQLERLEAEFERQQYMVGPERLYLAHALQLTEAQVKVWFQNRRIKWRKHHLEVTQQRLALMQRHRTDDTSDV, encoded by the exons ATGAAGTCCAGAACGCACGCGGTCACGTGTTCTagcaa tTCTGGAAGAAGTAAACGTATAAGGACGATATTCACACCGGAACAGCTGGAAAGGCTGGAGGCGGAGTTTGAACGGCAGCAGTACATGGTTGGACCCGAGCGGCTGTACCTTGCGCATGCGCTGCAGCTGACTGAGGCACag gTGAAAGTCTGGTTTCAGAACCGTCGCATAAAATGGCGGAAACACCACTTGGAAGTCACACAGCAGAGGCTAGCGTTGATGCAGAGGCATCGAACAGATGATACGAGCGATgtgtag